In Rattus norvegicus strain BN/NHsdMcwi chromosome 1, GRCr8, whole genome shotgun sequence, a genomic segment contains:
- the Or5p81 gene encoding olfactory receptor Olr276 — protein sequence MAFVENGNHTAVTEFILLGLTNDPVFRVILFTIILCIYLVTVSGNLSTILLIRVSPQLHHPMYFFLSHLASVDIAISSSVTPNMLVNFLLERSSISYTGCGIQLGSAVFFGAIECFLLAAMAYDRFVAICNPLLYLTKMSTQVCMQLLVGSYIGGFLHASCFTFSFVSFLFCGPNSVNHFFCDFTPLVELTCSDNSLLLILDSFSAGSIIVITMLIIAISYTYILITVLKMHSTEGRHKAFSTCTSHLTAVSLLYGTVTFIYVMPKSSYSTDQNKVVSVFYMVVIPMLNPLIYSLRNNEIKGALKRQLGEKNVF from the coding sequence ATGGCTTTCGTGGAGAATGGGAACCATACTGCAGTGACAGAGTTCATTTTATTGGGATTAACAAATGACCCAGTCTTTAGAGTCATCCTCTTCACCATCATCCTGTGCATCTACCTGGTGACTGTGTCTGGGAACCTCAGTACCATCCTTCTCATCAGAGTGTCTCCTCAGCTCCATCACCCCATGTACTTTTTTCTCAGTCACTTGGCTTCTGTTGACATAGCCATCTCTTCTTCTGTCACACCAAATATGCTTGTCAACTTCCTGCTGGAGAGGAGCAGTATCTCCTATACTGGATGTGGTATCCAGCTTGGCTCAGCTGTTTTCTTTGGTGCTATTGAATGTTTCCTTCTGGCTGCCATGGCTTACGATCGTTTTGTGGCAATCTGCAACCCACTGCTTTATTTAACCAAAATGTCCACACAAGTCTGTATGCAGTTGCTTGTAGGGTCTTACATTGGTGGGTTTCTTCATGCTTCCTGCTTtacattttcctttgtttcttttcttttctgtggtcCAAATAGTGTCAAtcactttttctgtgattttACTCCGTTAGTTGAACTCACCTGTTCTGATAACAGTCTCCTCCTAATTCTTGATTCATTTTCTGCTGGCTCTATCATTGTGATCACAATGTTGATCATAGCCATTTCCTACACCTACATCCTCATCACCGTCTTGAAGATGCACTCCACCGAAGGTCGACACAAGGCTTTCTCTACATGCACTTCCCACCTAACTGCAGTCAGTTTGTTATATGGTACAGTCACATTTATTTATGTGATGCCCAAGTCCAGCTATTCCACGGACCAAAACAAAGTGGTGTCTGTGTTTTACATGGTGGTAATCCCCATGTTGAACCCCCTTATATACAGCCTCAGGAATAATGAGATTAAGGGTGCTCTGAAGAGACAACTtggtgaaaaaaatgttttctaa